The Arachis hypogaea cultivar Tifrunner chromosome 14, arahy.Tifrunner.gnm2.J5K5, whole genome shotgun sequence DNA window agtttaaattattattttttataatttaagtaataatttacagaaatttaatttaatctttatttCATTTTCCGTATTTCTTCTAAACATAATCTTAAAAATATGTTCTATTGCATATGCTTTTCATCTTCAACCTTTAATCACCGTACTCACCACGAAATCGTCCTCTGTCTTCCTTGCAATGGCTACGACTTGCTGAGGATCAAATCTCTTCTCTTTAAAGAGGAATCTGTGTTGCGCCTTGCACACTTTTCATAAGAGATTAGCAGCTTCAGCCAATTTCTTCTTACCATTTAATAGATATTATTGGTGACTATTGAACACTGAATTTTAATATTGGGAAAATTTATGTCAAAATAACACTTTTCtctcctctattttataaatatacattattttctcttctaatttttaaaaaactttttctttaatccattttaaactttttgtgttaactaatgctaactttatccattttttaagaaaaaaaaattatttttttaaaaaaataaaaaaatattcattaacaaaaaatttattttttatcaataaattttatttaccaaaatatcttttaataaattatttttttattaattaaattatattttttaaaaaatttaataattatattatttttttctaaaatacccttcaataaatttttaattattaaattataattttaccaaaatttttgttaacaatttttttatatttattattaatttttcgatatctatatatattattttaacgtttaataaaaaattttagtaagattattttttaatattaatatatattaattgttatacatattaacagtggtaagattttttatttaatattaaaaataatatatattgatatcaaaaaattaatagtacatataaaattaattattaataaaaattttaataaaatcacaatttaataattaaaaaattattaaatgttaggtattttagaaaaaataatttaattattaatttttttaaaaatattttggtaaaaatacaatttaatcaataaaagaataatttattaaagagaattttagtaagcaaaatttaatgataaaaaataaaatttttgttaatgaatattttttaaaaaaataatttattttttcttaaaaaataaataaagttaatattagttaacacaaaaaatttaaaatggattaaataagaaattttttaaaaattagaaaggaggagaatgtacatttataaaataaagagaaaagaagtgtcattttaaaataaaaaataaattatttaaaatttattaaatattatttatttacttctTTTTGAATAATTTAGGCACAATATTAAAAATCCTCTAACATGTTGTGATAAAGATCAACGTGGATGTCCATTCTCAAGAAAAATTGACTTAAATGAATGTTGAAAACAAAGACCCCATGCATGTATAAATAGGGGTACATATCTGAGCTTTGTTCTCTCTCTTatattctctctctttatattgaatacttctctctctttatatacATTATATAATATCTAATATTAGTAATACATATAGGAATTAttgttattgagctaattatattaatattagagtcttttatttatacatctttattttatattttgtatatcttttatttattttacaacacgttatcagcacgagactctgatcaaattttaggatgactccaggtaacaaatttttattaggtCGAAactctttcattttaaatataatgctcttgatatatttggaaataattatttatcatggatataaatgttgaaattcatcttgattcaatggatcttgaagataccattgaggctgaaaataatacatcccagaaggataaaggtCAAGGCCATGATTTTCCTTCATCGTTATCTTGAcgaatgattgaaaaatgaatatcccacattaaaagatcttgcagatctgtggaaagactttgaagaaaggtacaatcatgtgatacttcctcaaacctgatatgttagagaaaactttattgaccttccatgtctcgaatgtgctcctgcagcagcagtatcgagaaaaagaatttaaaaatattctgagttaatttcttgcattcttgttactgaacgcaacaatgagttacttttaaggaatcatgaagcgcgcccagttggcgccgccccatttcctgaagtaaatgcggcaattaaccccagaagaggtaaatggcaagattttgataacaagaaaaattatggaagaaaaaagaaattatgttcacaagaaagatCTCACCAAAAGtgggataaaaaaagaaataatgggcaaagtatatcaattgaggataaatgcttctgTTGTGGTGGAAATGGCCAttagtcacgtacctgtcgtacctcaaggcacctagttgatctttatcaagcatccttgaaaatggatgacaaagaaaaggaaacaaattttgtttcaaatgatgaaaattccaccactcattatgatgtatctaatttctttaaggattctgaaggtaatattggctatttgatcaataatggaatagtttgatatgtgtatgtgtttgttaagtattcatgtgaataatttgactgtgcatgtacttctactcattttataattatcatttgtttttgaagaaaaatggcaaggacatattctgaagatatttgccttgcgatagtgtaagttcgcacactattcttaaaagtgatatatattttacccatcttgtgccaaaagaagaatatgttaatactattattggctcgggtaatgtgatagaaggctccggaaaagctataattttgtttcctggaggaacagaattcataataaataatgcactattgtctaccaagtctcgaagaaacttgttgagttttaaagatattcgccgaaatggatatcttATTGAGACTATGGATgagaaaaatcatgagtacttatgtatcacaactcatgattcaaataagaaaagttatattagaaaagttgccctcacttttatctgggttatattataccaagattagtgcaattgaatcacatgccattgtaaactagaagtttactagcccaaatgaattcataacttggcatgatagattgggtcatctgggaacaaccatgatgaggagaattattgaaaacttttATGgatattcactaaagaaccagaagattcttaaatctagtgaattttgttgtgctgtatGTTCtaaagggaagttaattttaaagccatcaccagtaaagattggatttgagttccCTGACTTCCTAGAAAGGAtttaaggtgatatatgtggacctattcatccaccgtgtggatcttttagatatttatggtcctgatagacacatcttcgagatggtcacatgtgtgcttattgtcttctcgcaacctggcgtttgcgagattactggctcaaattattcgattaaaaacacaatttccagaaaatccaatcgaAGCAATTcgccttgataatgctggtgaatttacttcccaagcttttgatgcttgttgtatggctaatggaataagtgttgaacatccagtagcttatgttcacacacaaaatgggttagtagaatcacttattaaacgcctccaattgattgctagacccttgcttatgagaacgaATCTCCCAACCTTGGTTTGGggacatgctattttacatgccgcagcacttattcgtttgaggccaacgagttaccatcagttctctcctatgcaattagcttttggccagcagccaaatgtctcccatttaagaatatttaggtgtgcaatatatgttcccattacaccacctaatcgcaccaaaatgggaccccaacaaaaaaaaattggggatatatgttggatatgattctccctctatagtgaggtatcttgagatacaaactggagatgtatttaaagcccggtttgcggattgttattttgatgaatcaaaatttccaacattagggggagagaataagcttcctgaaaaggaacttaattggaatgcatcatcgttgatgcatttagatcctcgatcagggtaatgtgaactagaagttcaaaagattatacatttgcaaagaatatcAAATGAATTGTCTGAttcattttccgatacaaagaggataaccaaatcttatataccagcggaaaatgccctaattcgaattgatgtcccagtaggacaagtagccactgaagaaaattcacgccagaagcgtggcagggtggaaaatgtcccaattcgaattgatgtcccagtaggacaaatagccactgaagcaaatacacgccagaagcgtgggaAGCCTGtcagttccaaagataaaaatcctcgaaagagaaaaaaggtaaatactattcctattaaaaaagacatagtaaagacacctgcagttgtccaaaattctgatatagttttaacgccagaagacgttcaggtacctgaaaattgtgaaaatgatgagatctcgataaattatgtctttacaggaaagaaatgggaccgaaataagacaattgtcaatgaaatatttgcatataatgtggcattgaatatcatgcatgaaagtaaggatcttgagccaagatcagtcgaagaatgtcgacaaaggaatgattggccaaaatggaaagaagccatgaaggctgagttagactcacttgcaaaacgtgaagtctttggacctgtagtccgtacaccagaagatgtaaaacctgttggataccggtgggtatttgtgataaaacgaaatgagaaaaatgaagttgtgcgctataaagcccgacttgtggcacaaggtttttcacaaaggcccggtatagattatgaaaaaaCGTATTCCCTTGTAGTGGAtgtgataacattgcgttatttggtcagtttatgtGCATATCATAAATtgtatatgcatttaatggatgtagtaacagcctatttatacggctcattatatcagaatatctatatgaaagttcctgaaggactaaagatatctaaaccatccaatgaatattcacaggggttatgctcagttaaattgcaaagatctttatacggTCTAAAACAATCTggatgaatgtggtataatcgtcttactgagtatctggccaaaaatggattcaagaatgatgatatctgtctatgtattttcataaagaaatctgcatctagattcattataattgctgtgtacgttgatgatttaaatatcattgggactcttgaagagattccaacaattataaaaactctaaaagaagagtttgagatgaaagatcttggaaagactaagttttgtctcggcctgcagatcgagcatataaaaagtgggatctttattcatcaaacaacatacacataaaagatcttgaaaagattttatatagataagtcacatccattaagtaccctaatgatcgtaagatctttggatgtggaaaatgatcaattccgtcctaaagaagagaatgaagatatccttggtcctgaagtaccatatcttagtgccattatagtgctaatgtatcttgctaataatacgcgacctgacatatcattcgtggtgaatttactagcaagatatagttcctctccaaccagaagacattggagtggaatcaaacaaattttttgatatcttcatgggatggttgatatgggattattttatccatatggatccaagccacaattagttggctatgcagatgctggatacttgtctgatccacataaagggagatctcaaactggatatctgttcacatatggaggtacaactatatcatggaggtccacgaaacagacgattgctgcaacatcctctaatcataccgaaatactagcgattcatgaagctagtcgcgaatgtttttggctcaggagtttgatccaatatattctgtcatcatgtggactgattgatcgtaagatagctccaactgtcctgtttgaagataatacagcatgcattgctcaacttaaaagcGGATACATCAAATGtgatagaacaaaacatatttctcccaaattcttcttcactcacgatcttcaaaatcaagggacaattgatgtccaacagatccgctcaagtgataatctggcagatttatttacaaagtcactccaaaaattctcctttgaaagattggtacatgagattgggatgcgtcgatttcgagacattaaatgatgtcggcaagagggggatagtgtactctttttcctttggtcaagttttttttccaatgggtttttcttgacaaggtttttaatgaggcagtccccatcactaaaggatattatactatttttccttcactaagatttttttccactggatttttctttagtaaggttttaacgaggcaataatcctaaatggacatcaaagaggagtgttgtgataaggatcAACGTTGATGTCTATTCTCAAGAAAAATGGATTTAAATGAATGTTGAAAACAAAGACTCCATGCATATATAAACAGGAGGTACATATCTAAGCCTTGATGCACACAGCAATAATAACAACATTCTCTCTCTTatattctctctctttatattgaatacttctctctctttatatacATTATATAATATCTAATATTAGTAATACATATAagaattattgttattaaaataattatattaatattagagtcttctatttacacatctttattttatattttgtatatcttttatttattttacaacataacATTCACCATTGAACACATTCAAAAGGCGCTAACTATACTTTATTGCCGAAAACCCGAAAATACCCCCACCTATCCAACGATCAATCCACGTAAACTGAGCACCAATAGAAAACTGACACCTATCCCGTTTGTGctaatagataagatataataaCAGAAATACTTTCTTCAAACCGCGCTTTCAATCTTTCATGCTCCTAACACATTCAAAAGTCAAAACCACATTGTGCACGTATAGCTATAGCAGTATCAATGGCTAAACACCACTCTCTCCCTCATATATGCCAATGTTTGAGTCGCTTGCTGACTCTCCGGCTACATGTTCCGGTCACAATTGCCGGTCACCGGAAAAAGACGGGGAGAGAGCTTGTGGAGCAAGTTCTGGCCTTGGCTCAAGGCTTGCTCGACCTAGGTGTCACATCCGGGGATGTAATTGCCATCTCGGCATTCAACAGGTACGAGAGATAAGGTCTCATCAATTGATGCAGTTTATGTTAATGTgctttgaattaatgaaatgtaAGTTGCAAGCGCCATTTTTTTTTTGGCTTACATTCGTAGTTGGATTAGCTATGATGTGGTTCCTTCTTATGTTTGAGCAATAAACCAATGTGGTTGAGGTTGATTCTGAGCTATTAACCTGCTGTGAAAACACTTGTTTGTTTCACACACAGTAACAATTTTAATCAACTTGTGATAATGATTCCTACTAATAACTAAGCTCTGGTCAAATTCTCAATGTTTTATATCTTCAAATATCTGGTCTCGCTCCCTAGTAAAGTAGCCAAATTCTTAGGCAGTTTTAGGCATTATATATATAGGCATCATAGAATCCCCTGAAATTTATGTTGTAACGTGAGAGTTAGAAAACTGAGTCAAAACTCAGGATTCTTGAGTAAAATTTAGATGTACTTAGAAGTTCACACTGTACCTCTTTCTTAAAATAGTGAAATGTGTATTAGCATGTCGCATCGTTGATAGCTGCTATAAGTCCAAATTTCATGCTCAAGTTCTTCTCCAATTCTATATGTGAGGAGGCTTATTAGAGTCTTATATCTCCTACATATTTTCCTGTCTCGTTATTTTTGTGAATGATAGATGAGCCTTTCTTTTCAGTGATTGGTATCTCGAGTGGTTGTTAGCCATTGCGTTTGTTGGTGGAATAGCCGCACCTCTGAACTATCGCTGGGTGAGTGGGGCCTGATTTCTTAGCTTAGCTTTTTGAATTGGTATGTTTGCTAAGTTAATGAAGCACTTAAGAAGCCTTTTTTTCATTCTAACGAGCCATTCTAAGGTACCTTCAATTTTCCTCCTCTTCATTCATTCACATACTTTTGCATACATTCTCAAACTTATTGAAAATTACTTTGCGTTCTTCTAGAacacatttaataattaataCAAATTTTCTTGAAACTGCATATGTTTCAGTAACTCGCACTGTATTATTGTAAGTCATAACATTATGTTAAACATTTTGCTTGTCCCGCAGGGTTTTGAAGAGGCGAAATTCGCAATGACTGTGGTGAAGCCAGTGATGTTAGTCACTGATGAGAGCAGCCAAACATGGTACTCAAAACTTCTGAAAACGGATGTTCCATCTCTGAGATGGCATGCTTTATTGGATTCCACTTCCTCAGATTTAGCAAAGCAGTGGAATGATATTGCTGGTTAGTCAGATAAAGTATGGTCCATAGAAATCCTTTTTTGGCTTGAATAATATTCTTAACTATTCTTGATGCTATGCAGTGTTGCACTCAGAAATGCTCAAGAAGCATCGTGTAAAGCCTCTACCATTTGATTATTCCTGGGCACCAGACGGTGCTGTAATGATATGCTTTACTTCAGGTACAAGATTCTCACTCAGTTAATTACTTTCCCTGAAAACACTATTAATTGTTgcttgtggtttgtgtttttgtgGAGAATCATGGCTTTGATTTAACAACAATGAGAACTATATGATTGGGAATGATTTATGCAGTTCTTGAACGATTCAATAAACTAAAACTTCAGGGAAACAATAATCCATGTACCATCTCAACATCTGCATAATGAATTTAAATCAGCAGAAGTCTGCCATTCCCAGGATTCTGTTGATTTATTAAAGTAATGCATCAAAACTTATATGAAATGAAATTCTTTGACTAAATGCAATTTAACTTTCAAAGTTTGGTTTATACGAGGCAACCCTATAGAATGAGCAATAGGAATAAAGCTCAAGTCTTTTTTGAAAGTGTCGTTGAGCTTAATTTTAGTTCTAGGAAAAGAAACATTAAATTACTCTTTACAAGCTAATTACATTTTACATTCTGATAAGAACATTCCTGAAGTTATTTATGTTCTTAACCTTAGGAACAACAGGAAAGCCTAAAGGAGTAACACTAAGCCATGGAGCATTGATCGTACAATCACTAGCAAAGATTGCCATAGTTGGATACAATGAGGATGATGTATGCCATTTCCTGTTACATCCATTTCTTTTGTTATAGCTTATggaatttgtattttattttattttattttattttatttatttttctgtaatAGGTTTATCTGCATACTACTCCATTATGCCATATTGGGGGATTGTCATCGGCTTTGACCATGCTTATGGTTGGAGGTTGCCATGTCTTGATGCCGAAGTTCGATCCAAAATTAGCTGTTGATGCCATAGAGCGATACGGGGTGACATCTCTTATCACAGTCCCTGCAATAATGGCCGGTCTCATTTCTCTAATTAGGCATGTgccagtgttttttttttaatgaaaaaacttGCTTTTTCTGGTTCATTTACTTTGATGTCTCCCGACATTAGGCCAAGAATCAGAGCTATGGACTATATTGTTTTAGAAGTATCCTGAGTCATGATTTGGTACTTTGATATTGATAGGCACAAAGAGACATGGAAAGGGGGAGAAACCGTAAAGAAAATACTTAATGGGGGTGGAAGCCTCACACTTGAGCTCATCAAGGATACTAACTTATTCTTCCGTAAAGCTAAGCTTATCTCAGCTTATGGTATGCCTTTCTTATCCCAATAATGGTGTGCTTCCGTTCTTTCTTTCTTAGAAATAGTCTAGGAGTAGCTCAAAAGCCTGATATTCTACTCCTTTTTCTTGTATTTTACAGTGTAATTTTATTGCATTGACAACATCATAGACAATAGTTTTGCATTTTTATTCAATCAGAAATTCATTCATTTTGTTCTCCATTCAAATACCGATGAATATAAAAACAGTTATTTTTGCTTACGTAAGAATATATGATTGAATGTTTGCTTAAAATTTTGTTTGCATTACAAGTGTATAGATAGAACACcatatataaaaattaagaagTATTTAGAACATATGAAAGGCTAGACCACATTAAATTTCTTTCTGTCCTTATACCTTTTTGTAACACTGAAATTTGCTGGGTTTTTTTTTCCCTTAGTGTTTGTAATCTGTTTCATTTATGAAAAGGGATGACAGCGACATGTTCTTCAATGACATTAAATTTGTTTCTGTCCTTATACCTTTTTGTAACACTGAAATTTGCTGGGTTTTTTTTTCCCTTAGTGTTTGTAATCTGTTTCATTTATGAAAAGGGATGACAGAGACATGTTCTTCAATGACATTCATGAACCTTTATGATCcaatgcatgaaaccaccattaGCCAGAACCTTCAAATAGTTGGTGAGGCAGCATCATCAAATTCCATTCACCAGCCTCAAGGTATATGTGTTGGCAAAGCTGCACCTCATGTAGAACTTAAAATATGCGAAGATGATGGCACTAGTCACATAGGGAGAATTTTAACTAGAGGACCACACACAATGCTCAGGTATTGGGATCAAACTCTCACAAGTTCATCAAATGGCAGGAGTGAAGCATGGTTTGATACAGGTGACATTGGATCAATTGATAATCATGGTAATTTGTGGCTCCTTGGACGAACAAATGGTCGAATCAAGAGTGGTGGGGAGAACATTTACCCTGAAGAGGTAATAGGAAATTGTCATCAAACTTGTTTGCCTTATCATAAAGTAAATTTAAGCTAGTATGGAAAAGGCAGAAACATAAACCAAATGAAAATGCTACTATTTTTCAGAGTTATATTCTCCAAAAGGGTCATACATTTCTACttccaaaattttataattttcattttcttttgttttggaaAGTGTTTGTCTTTACTTGCCTCATGATCCTTACAATGTAACTATTTTTTGTTTGAATCAGGTTGAAGCAATTCTACAAGGACATCCAGGGATTACAAGTGTTGTTGTTGTAGGAATCCCAGATGCCTATCTTACAGAAATGGTAGCAGCATGTATCCAACTAACAGAAAATTGGCAATGGTTAGATCAATCTAATTCAAATCAAGAGTTTCACATATCTAAAAGGAGTCTCCACCAATATTGTATTCAACATAATCTAAGCAGGTATGTGTATGTCTCCTAAATTCCATGTTTGTTAAATTTTTGAGGTGGACTATTCTGGATGTGGGAAAATAACTATCCACTTAAACAAGAAAATACATTCAAAAATCAATATAGCGTTCAGTTtgcttttcattttgtttttgtttttagtgTTTTGTTTCAGAATTTTgtggagaaaaaaagagaaaatagtgaatagtgaaaagtgaaaacaattaaatcttattttctgttttcacttcacaaaattctaaaaacaaaaaaGACTGAGAAtgtaaacagaaaatgaaaacacAAACTAAACGCACATTTCTAGTggacaattatttaaaaatagaacAAGTATATAATAATTGTTTAGTAAAGGTttctttgaatcttttttcagGTTTAAGATACCAAAGATGTTTGTACTGTGGGGAAAGCCTTTTCCACTCACTACCACAGGAAAAGTAAGAAGAGACCAAATCCACAAGGAATTAATGTGCCGGCTACAATCTTTGCATAGTAATCTTTGAATAGCTTAAAGGGCACAATGACTTGTGAACTAACAAAAATGGAATTGGTTGAATCCAAAATGCTGCATCAACAAATTTTGCAAGTGATACCTCAGGCATGTGATATTAACATTGCCAAACACCAAAAAGAGTATTGAAACATTTGAGAAGATCAATCAGTTGGAAAATAAAGGTAAGAAATTTGAATCAACATTCTCTACTGacagatttttcttttttatttaaaaaaaatcatataattaataACCATTATAGCTAATTGAAACAAATAGGATCAATGCAAAAATGCAATCACTCCAGTTGCTTTAGACAACTCTCCTCCTTTGTTGTTAGACCATGCAAGGTGTAATAACAAATATCAAACAATTTTCATAGTGTGTTTGGAAAGTTTTCTTATgagaagaaaaattctaattctattaagaaaa harbors:
- the LOC112741466 gene encoding 2-succinylbenzoate--CoA ligase, chloroplastic/peroxisomal isoform X1 — encoded protein: MAKHHSLPHICQCLSRLLTLRLHVPVTIAGHRKKTGRELVEQVLALAQGLLDLGVTSGDVIAISAFNSDWYLEWLLAIAFVGGIAAPLNYRWGFEEAKFAMTVVKPVMLVTDESSQTWYSKLLKTDVPSLRWHALLDSTSSDLAKQWNDIAVLHSEMLKKHRVKPLPFDYSWAPDGAVMICFTSGTTGKPKGVTLSHGALIVQSLAKIAIVGYNEDDVYLHTTPLCHIGGLSSALTMLMVGGCHVLMPKFDPKLAVDAIERYGVTSLITVPAIMAGLISLIRHKETWKGGETVKKILNGGGSLTLELIKDTNLFFRKAKLISAYGMTETCSSMTFMNLYDPMHETTISQNLQIVGEAASSNSIHQPQGICVGKAAPHVELKICEDDGTSHIGRILTRGPHTMLRYWDQTLTSSSNGRSEAWFDTGDIGSIDNHGNLWLLGRTNGRIKSGGENIYPEEVEAILQGHPGITSVVVVGIPDAYLTEMVAACIQLTENWQWLDQSNSNQEFHISKRSLHQYCIQHNLSRFKIPKMFVLWGKPFPLTTTGKVRRDQIHKELMCRLQSLHSNL
- the LOC112741466 gene encoding 2-succinylbenzoate--CoA ligase, chloroplastic/peroxisomal isoform X2; translation: MAKHHSLPHICQCLSRLLTLRLHVPVTIAGHRKKTGRELVEQVLALAQGLLDLGVTSGDVIAISAFNSDWYLEWLLAIAFVGGIAAPLNYRWGFEEAKFAMTVVKPVMLVTDESSQTWYSKLLKTDVPSLRWHALLDSTSSDLAKQWNDIAVLHSEMLKKHRVKPLPFDYSWAPDGAVMICFTSGKPKGVTLSHGALIVQSLAKIAIVGYNEDDVYLHTTPLCHIGGLSSALTMLMVGGCHVLMPKFDPKLAVDAIERYGVTSLITVPAIMAGLISLIRHKETWKGGETVKKILNGGGSLTLELIKDTNLFFRKAKLISAYGMTETCSSMTFMNLYDPMHETTISQNLQIVGEAASSNSIHQPQGICVGKAAPHVELKICEDDGTSHIGRILTRGPHTMLRYWDQTLTSSSNGRSEAWFDTGDIGSIDNHGNLWLLGRTNGRIKSGGENIYPEEVEAILQGHPGITSVVVVGIPDAYLTEMVAACIQLTENWQWLDQSNSNQEFHISKRSLHQYCIQHNLSRFKIPKMFVLWGKPFPLTTTGKVRRDQIHKELMCRLQSLHSNL
- the LOC112741466 gene encoding 2-succinylbenzoate--CoA ligase, chloroplastic/peroxisomal isoform X4, with translation MFAKLMKHLRSLFFILTSHSKGFEEAKFAMTVVKPVMLVTDESSQTWYSKLLKTDVPSLRWHALLDSTSSDLAKQWNDIAVLHSEMLKKHRVKPLPFDYSWAPDGAVMICFTSGKPKGVTLSHGALIVQSLAKIAIVGYNEDDVYLHTTPLCHIGGLSSALTMLMVGGCHVLMPKFDPKLAVDAIERYGVTSLITVPAIMAGLISLIRHKETWKGGETVKKILNGGGSLTLELIKDTNLFFRKAKLISAYGMTETCSSMTFMNLYDPMHETTISQNLQIVGEAASSNSIHQPQGICVGKAAPHVELKICEDDGTSHIGRILTRGPHTMLRYWDQTLTSSSNGRSEAWFDTGDIGSIDNHGNLWLLGRTNGRIKSGGENIYPEEVEAILQGHPGITSVVVVGIPDAYLTEMVAACIQLTENWQWLDQSNSNQEFHISKRSLHQYCIQHNLSRFKIPKMFVLWGKPFPLTTTGKVRRDQIHKELMCRLQSLHSNL
- the LOC112741466 gene encoding 2-succinylbenzoate--CoA ligase, chloroplastic/peroxisomal isoform X3, which translates into the protein MFAKLMKHLRSLFFILTSHSKGFEEAKFAMTVVKPVMLVTDESSQTWYSKLLKTDVPSLRWHALLDSTSSDLAKQWNDIAVLHSEMLKKHRVKPLPFDYSWAPDGAVMICFTSGTTGKPKGVTLSHGALIVQSLAKIAIVGYNEDDVYLHTTPLCHIGGLSSALTMLMVGGCHVLMPKFDPKLAVDAIERYGVTSLITVPAIMAGLISLIRHKETWKGGETVKKILNGGGSLTLELIKDTNLFFRKAKLISAYGMTETCSSMTFMNLYDPMHETTISQNLQIVGEAASSNSIHQPQGICVGKAAPHVELKICEDDGTSHIGRILTRGPHTMLRYWDQTLTSSSNGRSEAWFDTGDIGSIDNHGNLWLLGRTNGRIKSGGENIYPEEVEAILQGHPGITSVVVVGIPDAYLTEMVAACIQLTENWQWLDQSNSNQEFHISKRSLHQYCIQHNLSRFKIPKMFVLWGKPFPLTTTGKVRRDQIHKELMCRLQSLHSNL